From the genome of Leptotrichia sp. HSP-342:
GTATCTCTTGGTGTAGGTTATGACTTTAACTTGTCACAATAATCTATAATAAGAGAAGTTATACATTAAAAATCTAAAAATTTAAAAAATTGAATATTTGCAATCGAAGAAACTATCACGTTTATGTGATAGTTTTTTTTAAATATTTAGTAAAATAAGTTATTTTAAAACCAAATAAAATTAATATTTTTATGAATAAACCATATTTTGTTTAAAATAAGGAATATTGATTATTTACTAATTAGTATGTAACTTAAAATTTATAAAGAATTTGATATTTAAATGGAAAATAGTACAAATACTGAATTTATTTAAATTTTTACAGTATGATTCAAAAGGGAACTAGATATATAATAAATTTTTAAAAATAATTTCATTTCTTTATCCTTTTGTGATATAATATTAGACATAAGCAAGTGAAAGTTTGTTTTAGATTAATAGTAATAGTATTTTATTTGATATTTATTATATGTTTTTCTAACAATGCTTTGACGATGCAAAGAATTTAAGAGAGAAAGGATGATGAGAGTATGAAAAAAATATTTCTGATGATGTTATTAGTCACGGCATTTATCGTTGGCTGTGGGAAAAAATCGGCTGATGGAAATGTTATAAAAATAGGAGTTATTGCACCGCTTACTGGAAATTATGCACAATACGGAACTGCAGTAAAAGAAGGTGTTGAACTTAAAGTAGATGCTATTAATAATGCAGGTGGAATTAATGGTAAAAAAATTGAGCTTGTCATTGCAGATAGCAAAGGAGACGTTCAGGAATCAGTGAATGCATTTAAAAAAATGGTTTCACAGGATAAAGTGAGTGTTGTAATTGGAGAAGTTGTATCGGCTACATCACAAGCTATTTCAGGACTTGCACAGCAAGCAAAAGTACCTTTGATTTCAGCAACTGCTACAAGTCTTGATGTTACAAAAGGAAAAGATTTTGTATTTAGAACTACATTTACAGATCCTTATCAAGGAACTGCTACTGCAAAATATGCAAAAGCTAAAGGTGTAAAATCAATTGCAATTTTAACAAATTCTTCAAATGATTATTCTGTAGGAATTGCGAACGCATTTAAAGAACAAGCTAAAAAAGACGGAATAACTATTACTGAAGAAAAATATACAAATGATG
Proteins encoded in this window:
- a CDS encoding ABC transporter substrate-binding protein: MKKIFLMMLLVTAFIVGCGKKSADGNVIKIGVIAPLTGNYAQYGTAVKEGVELKVDAINNAGGINGKKIELVIADSKGDVQESVNAFKKMVSQDKVSVVIGEVVSATSQAISGLAQQAKVPLISATATSLDVTKGKDFVFRTTFTDPYQGTATAKYAKAKGVKSIAILTNSSNDYSVGIANAFKEQAKKDGITITEEKYTNDDKDFKAILTKVKGQNPQAIFIPDYYNTIGLIISQAKDLGITAQYFGGDGWDGIQTNFGAVAEGAIFASQFSPEDKAENVQKFMKEYQAKFHKEPIMFAALGYDTVEIVEAALKSAKDLTGPSIREAMNGVSGIDLITGKLKFDADRNPEKAVTFIEVKGGKLTLKEKF